A window of the Candida orthopsilosis Co 90-125, chromosome 1 draft sequence genome harbors these coding sequences:
- a CDS encoding Big1 protein (Endoplasmic Reticulum (ER) protein required for beta-1,6-glucan synthesis, filamentation, adhesion, virulence): protein MILLAFLTLLPLAVNSLAPLLVASHKLVPGLQSEINESNLKPHNVTSVTNMLKKLITQCSSDAYVIVDQPGLTYEDLTDKKKENWPFLVNYLYMSSTIVGLPRIEPGLDLNFIEDYIINTCDAETINVWHDDDNEVADYFDVRTRVIKITLSSITGDRGAHLREHDDLIRKILRKLPSPHYTIILTSTDPGMFHPTPGFIMSDRPEAFEIFHDIVNNPKHNGGVEKNDRFHKVTPNWNPARNTNDRYLTNRKKDEIHLFDYDLWVKNEKLVTTVLVMLLSLFMVKTLSVIQTIKQRFTMQRIPISKKTN, encoded by the coding sequence ATGATCTTGCTAGCATTCCTCACCCTTTTACCATTGGCTGTCAATTCACTAGCCCCCTTACTAGTTGCCTCACACAAGCTTGTCCCAGGCTTACAGTctgaaatcaatgaatcTAACCTCAAGCCCCACAACGTTACGTCAGTGACCAACATGTTGAAAAAGCTAATAACTCAATGTTCATCGGATGCGTATGTTATTGTCGACCAACCAGGACTTACATATGAAGATCTAACcgacaaaaagaaagaaaactGGCCTTTTTTGGTCAACTACTTGTACATGTCCTCGACTATTGTCGGGTTGCCACGAATCGAACCTGGACTTGACTTGAACTTTATTGAAGACTATATAATAAACACTTGCGATGCTGAAACGATTAACGTTTGGCACGACGATGACAATGAGGTTGCAGACTACTTTGATGTGAGAACCAGAGTCATTAAGATAACATTGAGTTCAATAACAGGAGATCGAGGCGCACATCTACGAGAGCACGACGACTTGATTAGGAAAATCTTGCGGAAGCTTCCTTCACCACATTACACAATTATCTTAACAAGCACAGATCCAGGAATGTTCCATCCAACTCCGGGCTTTATAATGAGTGATCGTCCAGAAGCTTTTGAGATCTTCCACGATATTGTGAACAACCCAAAACATAATGGAGGGGTGGAGAAGAACGACCGATTCCACAAGGTCACGCCCAATTGGAATCCAGCCAGAAATACCAATGACAGATACCTTACAAATAGAAAGAAAGACGAGATCCATTTATTTGACTACGATCTATGGGTGAAGAACGAAAAATTAGTCACCACTGTTTTGGTGATGCTTTTGAGTTTGTTCATGGTAAAAACACTATCTGTTATTCAAACCATTAAGCAAAGGTTTACCATGCAGCGAATACCAATAAGTAAAAAAACCAATTGA
- a CDS encoding Bet3 protein (S. cerevisiae homolog BET3 has Rab guanyl-nucleotide exchange factor activity, has role in ER to Golgi vesicle-mediated transport and localizes to cis-Golgi network membrane, TRAPP complex), translated as MSKKSIGDDIWKGSVEKINSELFTLTYGSLVAQLCRDFENNYHEVNNQLDKMGYNIGCRLIEEFLAKTGIKRCSSFKETADIISKLGFKLFLNIQPQVENWSNDNKTCSLIIPDPNPLTEFVELPVSTDAKIAKELWYSQILCGVLRGALQMVQLDCDVYFVKDVLRGDERTEMKLKLNKVLKDEVPAGED; from the exons ATGTCCAAAAAATCTATAGGCGATGACATATGGAAAGGAAGCGTGGAAAAGATA AACTCAGAGTTGTTCACTTTGACATATGGATCACTCGTTGCTCAATTATGTCGAGACTTTGAAAACAACTACCATGAAGTCAACAATCAACTCGACAAGATGGGATACAACATTGGATGTAGACTAATTGAAGAGTTCCTTGCCAAAACAGGTATCAAGAGATGCTCATCGTTCAAAGAGACTGCCGATATCATATCTAAATTAGGATTCAAATTATTTCTCAATATTCAGCCACAAGTTGAAAACTGGTCCAATGATAATAAAACTTGCAGCTTGATAATACCGGACCCTAATCCATTAactgaatttgttgaattgcCAGTATCTACTGACGCAAAAATTGCCAAGGAATTGTGGTATTCACAAATATTATGTGGTGTACTTCGAGGTGCTTTACAAATGGTTCAATTAGATTGTGATGTTTATTTTGTCAAAGATGTATTACGTGGTGATGAAAGGACAgagatgaagttgaagttgaataaggttttgaaagatgagGTGCCCGCAGGTGAGGATTAG
- a CDS encoding Ada2 transcriptional coactivator encodes MDSRTKLFHCDVCSTDCTNRIRVQCAICTDYDLCVPCFAAGLTTGDHKPWHDYQIIEQNTYPIFDRNWGADEELLLIQGCETFGLGNWADIADHIGSRSKEEVAEHYYKIYLESKDYPLPEMNKDFTSVSPLQFLEERKERLERRRNMPLPPPKGKPAASVPLCHEVQGFMPGRLEFDHEAENEAEVPVKDMIFDPDDQINDIELKLTILDIYNSRLTTRAERKRIMFLNNLLEYRKNISNDKKKSKEEKDLLKKVNAFIRVLSPEDFDSFTRDLLTEIKCRIRIQQLQSWRQNGITTLEDGAKFEKDKVIRSAHYTRMGNGALSARHSATPGINGNGKKYPSPQPDFKPKAPVNRAPLDISHAADFELLSPEEKQLCATLRILPKPYLAIKNQLMKEAVKNNGVLKKKDARQALKIDVNKASKIYEFFVQMGWLSQG; translated from the coding sequence ATGGATTCACGAACTAAATTATTTCATTGTGATGTATGTTCCACTGACTGTACCAATCGTATAAGAGTACAATGTGCTATATGTACGGATTACGATCTATGTGTCCCTTGCTTTGCTGCTGGACTTACGACGGGGGATCATAAACCATGGCACGATTATCAAataattgaacaaaatacGTACCCAATCTTTGACAGAAACTGGGGTGCCGATGAGGAGCTATTGTTGATCCAAGGTTGTGAGACATTTGGATTGGGTAATTGGGCCGACATTGCGGATCACATTGGTAGTAGATCGAAGGAGGAAGTGGCAGAGCATTACTACAAGATTTATCTTGAAAGTAAGGACTACCCATTGCCTGAAATGAACAAGGACTTCACTTCAGTATCACCGTTACAGTTCcttgaagaaagaaaggAGAGACTAGAGAGAAGGCGGAACATGCCTTTGCCGCCACCGAAGGGCAAACCAGCAGCTTCGGTTCCACTTTGTCACGAGGTTCAGGGATTCATGCCTGGTAGATTGGAGTTTGATCACGAAGCAGAGAATGAAGCAGAGGTTCCTGTAAAAGATATGATATTCGACCCTGATGACCAGataaatgatattgaattgaaattgactaTTCTTGATATATACAATTCCCGATTGACAACCAGAGCAGAACGCAAACGAATaatgtttttgaataacCTCCTTGAATACCGAAAGAATATAAGCaatgacaagaaaaagtCCAAGGAGGAGAAGGATTTGCTAAAAAAGGTTAATGCATTTATACGGGTCTTGAGTCCAGAGGATTTTGACTCGTTCACACGCGACCTTCTCACAGAAATAAAGTGCCGCATAAGAATACAGCAACTACAATCTTGGCGTCAAAATGGAATCACTACTCTCGAAGATGGagcaaaatttgaaaaagacaaaGTGATTAGAAGTGCACACTATACAAGGATGGGTAATGGAGCGCTCAGTGCTAGACACTCAGCAACCCCAGGCATCAATGGCAATGGCAAAAAGTACCCCTCTCCACAACCCGATTTCAAACCAAAAGCGCCAGTTAATAGAGCACCTTTGGATATAAGTCATGCTGCTGATTTTGAACTTCTTTCACCCGAGGAAAAGCAGTTGTGTGCAACGTTGAGAATTTTGCCGAAACCATATCTAGCGATCAAGAACCAATTAATGAAAGAAGCGGTGAAGAACAATGGagtattgaagaaaaaggaTGCTCGTCAAGCATTAAAGATTGATGTCAATAAGGCTTCCAAAATTTatgaattttttgttcaaatggGATGGTTGTCCCAGGGGTAA
- a CDS encoding Rps17b ribosomal protein 17B, translating to MGRVRTKTVKRASKVLIERFYPKLTLDFETNKRLTSEIAVIQSKRLRNKIAGYTTHLMKRIQKGPVRGISFKLQEEERERKDQYVPEVSALDLSHTNGQLEVDAETADLVKSLGFKIPLQTVNISSQRGPRRFAKRN from the exons ATG GGACGTGTTAGAACAAAGACTGTCAAGAGAGCTTCTAAAGTTTTGATCGAAAGATTCTACCCAAAGTTGACTTTGGATTTCGaaaccaacaaaagatTGACCTCAGAAATCGCTGTTATCCAATCTAAGAGATTAAGAAACAAGATTGCTGGTTACACTAcccatttgatgaagagaattCAAAAGGGTCCAGTTAGAGGtatttctttcaaattgcaagaagaagaaagagaaagaaaggATCAATACGTTCCAGAAGTTTCCGCTTTGGACTTATCACATACCAACGGTCAATTGGAAGTTGATGCTGAAACCGCCGACTTAGTTAAATCATTGGGTTTCAAGATCCCATTGCAAACTGTCAACATTTCATCTCAAAGAGGTCCAAGACGTTTCGCTAAGAGAAACTAA
- a CDS encoding aspartyl aminopeptidase — protein MTSKELSLQYAQNFVDFVNESPTPYHAVNSVKESLKNAGFEELVERNNWRGRIQKNGKYYVTRNGSSIIAFTVGGKYKNGNGIAIVGAHTDSPCLRIKPISKKTSEGFITVGVEQYGGLIAHTWFDRDLSIAGRVYVDEDGKYVPKLLKINKPLLRIPTLAIHLNREVNTKFEFNKETKLVPIAGQVALESCADDPELKMSPEQFESVQNVISRHNQSLIELIAKELGVKPQQIEDFELLLYDHQKSEIGGLNDEFIFSARLDNLTSCFAATESLIESADDLANQKGIQLISLFDHEEIGSRSSHGADSSFLPDVLSRLTRIDFEGNVDVDFFHEVISKSFLLSSDQAHGVHPNYGEAYESQNRPQINLGPVIKINANQRYATNSPGVVLLKKVAEKAKVPLQLFVVRNDSPCGSTIGPLLSSKLGIRTLDLGNPQLSMHSIRETGGAYDIIKLNDLFKSFFENYIDLESKILCDHL, from the coding sequence ATGACATCCAAAGAGCTTTCCTTACAATACGCTCAAAACTTTGTCGATTTTGTCAATGAGTCACCTACCCCATACCATGCTGTCAATTCAGTCAAGGAGCTGTTGAAAAATGCCGGATTTGAGGAGCTTGTCGAACGCAATAATTGGCGTGGaagaattcaaaagaatggaAAATACTACGTGACGAGAAATGGTTCCTCCATAATTGCATTCACTGTGGGTGGCAAATACAAGAATGGGAATGGGATTGCTATTGTTGGGGCCCACACCGATAGTCCATGTTTGAGGATCaaaccaatttcaaaaaaaacCTCCGAGGGGTTCATTACCGTGGGAGTAGAGCAATACGGAGGATTGATTGCTCACACTTGGTTTGATAGAGACTTGTCAATAGCGGGACGAGTCTATGTCGATGAAGATGGCAAGTACGTGCCAAAGTTGTTAAAGATAAACAAACCTTTGTTGAGAATACCTACCTTGGCTATTCATTTGAATCGCGAAGTGAATactaaatttgaattcaacaagGAGACTAAATTAGTCCCAATTGCAGGTCAAGTTGCGTTGGAAAGTTGTGCAGATGATCCAGAGCTTAAAATGTCCCCCGAGCAGTTTGAATCTGTGCAAAATGTCATTTCGAGACACAATCAATCATTAATTGAACTCATTGCGAAGGAGCTAGGAGTCAAACCACAACAGATTGAGGATTTTGAGTTACTTTTGTACGACCACCAAAAGTCAGAAATTGGTGgattgaatgatgaattcaTATTTTCAGCAAGATTGGACAACTTGACCTCGTGCTTTGCTGCCACAGAATCTTTGATTGAGTCTGCCGATGATTTGGCAAATCAAAAGGGTATTCAGTTGATTAGTTTATTTGACCATGAAGAGATTGGATCTCGTAGTCTGCATGGTGCTGACTCATCTTTTCTCCCTGATGTGTTACTGCGCTTGACTAGAATTGACTTTGAAGGGAATGTAGATGTGGACTTTTTCCATGAagttatttcaaaatcatttttgcTCTCCTCTGATCAAGCTCACGGAGTTCATCCAAACTATGGGGAAGCTTATGAATCGCAAAATCGTCCACAGATCAACTTGGGTCCGGTGATTAAGATCAACGCTAATCAAAGATATGCAACGAATTCGCCAGGggttgttttgttgaagaaagttGCTGAAAAAGCCAAAGTGCcacttcaattgtttgttgttcGAAACGATTCACCTTGTGGTTCCACTATTGGTCCATTGTTGAGTTCAAAATTGGGTATTAGAACTTTGGATCTTGGTAACCCACAGTTGTCTATGCATTCAATTAGAGAGACTGGAGGGGCCTACGACATAATCAAACTCAAcgatttattcaaatcattttttgaaaactatATTGACTTAGAATCAAAAATCTTATGTGACCACCTTTAG
- a CDS encoding Sur2 ceramide hydroxylase, whose translation MNALKVPSNFSSMLSESSFYSTNNFTLTKKPDLIPGIPDGITALIAPIIAYWTYSMFFHIIDVYELAEKYRIHPSEDELKRNKVTLHEVVRDVILQHVIQTFVGLVVFYFDPTPMTGYEYYTMWQLKHHYLPKFVPDSVVYYGYMYGWSLFRLCIAITIIDTWQFWLHRLMHVNKTLYRRFHSRHHRLYVPYAFGALYNDPLEGFLLDTLGTGVASLTTGLSPRESIILYTFATLKTVDDHCGYKLPWDIFQIVFPNNSVYHDIHHQIWGIKNNFSQPFFTFWDTFNKTRYEFVEEYKELQNHITLEKYKEFLARKSRRGPANKQEKDNLREEAEITKETVEENKKTI comes from the coding sequence ATGAATGCGTTGAAAGTACCACTGAACTTTTCTCTGATGCTTTCAGAGTCATCGTTTTACTCCACGAACAATTTCACATTAACCAAGAAACCAGATTTGATTCCTGGTATTCCTGATGGAATCACAGCATTGATTGCTCCAATTATTGCTTACTGGACTTATTCTATGTTTTTCCATATTATTGATGTTTACGAATTAGCCGAGAAATATAGAATTCACCCTagtgaagatgaattgaaaagaaacaaagtCACATTACATGAAGTTGTCAGAGATGTTATATTACAACACGttattcaaacttttgttgGGCTTGTTGTTTTCTATTTTGACCCTACACCCATGACTGGTTATGAGTATTACACAATGTGGCAGCTTAAACATCATTATTTGCCGAAATTTGTACCTGACCTGGTGGTTTATTATGGATATATGTATGGGTGGTCACTCTTCAGATTGTGCATTGCAATTACAATCATTGATACTTGGCAGTTTTGGCTTCATCGTCTTATGCACGTAAACAAGACTTTGTACAGGCGGTTCCACTCACGTCATCACAGATTATACGTGCCATATGCATTTGGTGCTCTATACAATGATCCACTCGAGGGATTTTTGTTGGACACATTGGGAACTGGTGTTGCATCATTGACAACCGGATTGAGTCCAAGAGAAAGTATTATTTTATACACTTTTGCCACATTAAAGACTGTGGATGACCATTGTGGATATAAATTACCATGGGACATATTCCAAATCgtttttccaaataattCAGTATACCATGACattcatcaccaaatttgGGGAATAAAGAACAATTTCTCGCAACCATTTTTCACTTTCTGGGATACCTTCAACAAGACGCGAtatgaatttgttgaagagtataaggaattgcaaaatcacATCACCTTGGAGAAATATAAAGAATTTTTGGCTAGAAAATCTAGAAGGGGCCCAGCAAATAAACAAGAGAAGGACAATTTACGAGAAGAAGCTGAAATTACAAAGGAGACAGTggaagaaaataaaaaaaccatttaa
- a CDS encoding Alp1 cysteine transporter — MLPSSSASIMSSLHSSDRDKKQPLEYELEAGIPESDSVSAHLIHRTENLNRSLSPRVINMITIAGVIGTGLYLGTGKMLATGGPLSLLLNYMIIGVVVFFMMLCLGEMSAQYPVSGSFTTYAKRFGSDSLGFAILINYWFNDCCSVAADLTALQLVVQYWTDFHWYVISIIFWVFLLFLNVIHVRAYAEAEYWLALLKVVTIIIFFIVSIICNAGKNQMHEYIGFRYWSYKDAPFVNGFRGFSSLFVSAAYAFGGLESVSLTAGETKNPNKTIPKTVKATFIRIIIFYVFTAFFIGMNVPYDYPNLSTKTVAVSPFTIVFQQVGTKSAGSYMNAVVLLSVLSAGNHALFAGSRLAYNLSTQGYIPKIFLPLNRFQIPYVAVIVTWLIGGLCFASAFVGTGELWAWLQSIVGLSNLISWWVIGVVSLRFRRGLSKQGRTHELLFKNWSYPYGPLFVVVFGGFIILVQGWSTFSPFSVNDFFQSYLELGVFPVCFLFWWFIIKRGKDKFVRAADMDFDTDRYIESPEELEEEQHAKSLKGWPKFKHSFADNFL; from the coding sequence ATGCTTccctcatcatcagcaaGCATAATGTCCTCGCTACATAGCTCAGACCGCGACAAAAAGCAACCGCTTGAATATGAGCTTGAAGCAGGGATCCCTGAAAGTGACTCCGTATCTGCACATCTCATCCATCGCACAGAAAACTTGAACCGAAGCCTAAGTCCCAGAGTCATTAACATGATCACCATTGCTGGGGTTATAGGAACAGGTTTGTATTTAGGAACCGGGAAAATGTTGGCAACTGGTGGGCCATTGAGTTTACTTTTGAATTACATGATCATTGGAGTGGTGGTGTTCTTCATGATGCTTTGTCTTGGAGAAATGTCAGCACAATACCCCGTAAGTGGGTCATTCACAACTTACGCCAAAAGGTTTGGTAGTGACTCGTTAGGATTTGCTATTTTGATCAACTACTGGTTCAATGATTGTTGTAGTGTGGCTGCTGATTTGACTGCATTGCAACTAGTTGTTCAATACTGGACCGACTTCCACTGGTATGTGATCTCCATCATATTTTGGGTATTTTTACTATTCTTGAATGTAATTCATGTGAGAGCTTACGCAGAAGCTGAATATTGGTTGGCCCTTCTCAAAGTTGTCACCATTATCATATTCTTTATTGTCAGTATCATATGTAATGCAGGAAAGAACCAAATGCATGAATATATTGGATTCAGATACTGGAGCTACAAGGATGCGCCATTTGTGAATGGATTTAGAGGTTTCAGTTCATTGTTTGTGTCTGCAGCTTACGCGTTTGGTGGTTTGGAATCTGTTTCGTTGACTGCTGGGGAGACAAAGAATCCAAATAAGACAATCCCTAAAACAGTCAAGGCCACTTTTATTAGGATTATCATCTTTTACGTTTTCACTGCATTTTTCATTGGCATGAATGTCCCCTACGATTATCCAAATTTGCTGACAAAGACAGTTGCTGTATCGCCATTCacaattgttttccaaCAAGTTGGCACTAAGTCTGCTGGTTCATATATGAATGCTGTCGTACTTCTATCTGTTTTGTCAGCTGGAAATCATGCTTTGTTTGCTGGTTCAAGATTAGCATACAACTTGAGTACTCAAGGATATATCccaaaaatatttttgcCACTCAATCGTTTCCAGATACCATATGTTGCTGTTATTGTGACTTGGCTTATTGGTGGTTTGTGCTTTGCTTCTGCATTTGTAGGAACTGGTGAACTATGGGCATGGTTGCAGTCGATTGTAGGATTGTCCAACTTGATTTCCTGGTGGGTCATTGGAGTGGTGTCTTTACGTTTCAGAAGAGGATTGTCAAAGCAAGGTAGAACCCATGAactattgttcaaaaactGGTCATACCCATACGGACCTTTATTTGTGGTTGTCTTTGGTGGATTCATAATTTTAGTTCAAGGATGGTCAACATTTAGCCCGTTTAGTGTTAATgacttttttcaatcttatTTGGAATTGGGTGTGTTTCCAGTTTGTTTCTTATTCTGGTGGTTTATAATAAAGCGTGGCAAGGATAAATTTGTACGTGCAGCTGACATGGATTTTGATACAGATCGATACATCGAATCACCAGAAGAGCTAGAAGAAGAGCAACATGCCAAGTCATTAAAAGGGTGGCCCAAGTTTAAACACAGCTTTGCTGATAACTTTTTATAA
- a CDS encoding transcription factor with zinc finger DNA-binding motif, with amino-acid sequence MKCDGLTPCRYCQTKSLECVYTKIDGRSLKAKAYSEKMKLNPSFEGDQSNGIPSTNSSHTNDDLEPEIPSLTHSPKQHSASFATKSTGKPSSPPLSLSIICENLQTALTTGSLPPSATKDQESKEGLSNLNGQYTRLLTTKTGNLRFFGESSALSLLGECRSLFRDVSGTSRFTDDPVQQFITDESVDYRLLPVPVQLPTKADAFILIDLFKTNINDTFYVFNMKYFNKHIFEEIYRDPVNSSSKKLCLLYNVFAIGRLFSEGSRHLCLNLPTSEVFFNSAQVLLRNNVFDGKIWMCEVYFLEYFYFQSCCNRSNAWIQLGSAIRIAQALGLHRRCINDRITNREILNHRRRLWRSLYVCDCVSSVNLGRPLMINDYDYDDADSKIDVEDLGEVEQIRILAQKATSDSAAINAKIVENIFKDGVVNIKRAHILALQLKIWSVQLPKELQLSAAMESQMESGTDPNNYLYVFVHIGQLYGIMTLTRPFLVYVVTRKLKPEAKQQVKDEQSLMNFCKACIKASFLVIKLLKFFVTHNPHRKEVFTIQSACFFASIILGFTLLEQRKSSKPDLHYISVLQDTLQDGYNILNNYANFNITCKRWAINLQNMINHLKKFEPAPRRSSQSPPVVPEGDPEPFNDELVSWGIDNRALEEVLNFQQYFVPSTTSKELDDILNGTSDNNYINSNSSESSDFLDAFRYDNGEHVIFGQRKRSFA; translated from the exons ATGAAA TGTGATGGACTTACGCCATGTCGTTATTGTCAGACAAAGTCACTTGAATGTGTTTACACTAAAATCGATGGCCGCTCGCTTAAAGCTAAAGCTTATCTGgagaaaatgaaattgaatccCAGCTTTGAAGGAGATCAATCAAATGGTAttccttcaacaaattcatcacACActaatgatgatttagaaCCAGAAATCCCTTCACTTACACATTCACCGAAACAACATTCGGCGTCATTTGCCACCAAACTGACAGGAAAACCGTCGCTGCCGCCGTTATCTTTGAGTATTATCTGCGAAAATTTACAAACTGCCCTTACTACTGGCTCCTTACCACCTTCTGCTACCAAAGATCAAGAGCTGAAAGAAGGTCTCtccaatttgaatggaCAATATACAAGACTATTGACTACAAAAACTGGTAATTTGAGATTTTTTGGAGAAAGTAGCGCCCTTTCCTTATTGGGCGAATGCAGAAGCTTATTCAGGGATGTATCGGGAACGAGTCGTTTCACTGATGATCCTGTTCAACAGTTTATTACCGATGAAAGTGTCGATTACCGGCTTCTTCCTGTTCCTGTCCAACTTCCCACTAAGGCAGATGCTTTCATTTTAATTGATCTTTTTAAAACAAACATCAACGATACGTTTTACGTTTTCAATatgaaatatttcaataaacATATATTCGAAGAGATTTATCGAGATCCCGTTAATAGCAGCTCAAAAAAGTTGTGTTTGCTATATAATGTGTTTGCAATTGGGAGGTTATTTAGTGAGGGTTCACGTCATTTATGTCTTAATTTGCCAACACTGGAGGTCTTTTTCAACCTGGCGCAAGTATTACTACGAAATAATGTTTTTGATGGCAAGATTTGGATGTGCGAGGTTTACTTTCTTGAATATTTTTACTTCCAATCGTGTTGCAATAGATCAAATGCGTGGATACAGCTAGGAAGTGCGATCAGAATAGCACAAGCGTTGGGGTTACATCGTCGTTGCATAAATGACAGAATAACTAATAgggaaattttgaatcacAGACGAAGATTATGGAGAAGTCTCTACGTTTGTGATTGTGTCAGTAGCGTCAATCTAGGTCGACCCTTGATGATTAATGATTACGACTATGACGATGCTGATAGTAAGATTGATGTTGAGGATCTAGGAGAGGTTGAGCAAATTCGAATATTGGCACAGAAAGCTACTTCAGACAGTGCGGCAATCAATGCCAAGATTGTTGAGAACATTTTTAAAGATGGGGTGGTGAATATTAAAAGAGCTCATATTTTAGCTTTACAGTTAAAAATTTGGTCAGTCCAGCTACCAAAGGAGTTACAATTAAGTGCTGCAATGGAAAGTCAAATGGAATCAGGAACTGACCCTAACAATTATTTGTACGTATTTGTCCATATTGGCCAATTGTATGGGATTATGACACTCACAAGGCCATTTTTGGTTTACGTAGTTACTCGAAAACTTAAACCGGAAGCAAAGCAACAAGTAAAGGATGAACAGAgcttgatgaatttttgcAAAGCATGTATCAAGGCAAGTTTCTTGGTgatcaaacttttgaagttttttGTCACCCATAATCCGCACAGAAAAGAAGTGTTTACAATCCAGTCTGCATGTTTCTTTGCCTCAATAATTTTAGGATTTACTTTATTAGAGCAACGCAAATCATCCAAGCCAGATCTTCATTATATTTCAGTATTACAGGACACATTGCAAGACGGGTACAATATCTTAAACAATTATGCTAACTTCAACATCACATGCAAGAGATGGGCCATCAACCTACAAAATATGATTAATcatttaaagaaatttgaGCCTGCACCCAGGCGGAGCAGTCAATCCCCACCAGTAGTTCCAGAGGGTGACCCGGAACCTTTTAATGATGAGTTAGTTAGTTGGGGGATTGATAATAGGGCTTTGGAAGAGGTGCTaaactttcaacaatacttTGTTCCCAGCACAACGTCGAAGGAGCTCGATGACATATTAAATGGCACTTCTGATAACAATTACATTAATAGCAACAGTTCCGAAAGCAGTGATTTTTTAGATGCGTTTCGATATGATAATGGAGAACATGTTATTTTCGGACAACGGAAGCGAAGCTTCGCATAA